Proteins encoded within one genomic window of Glycine soja cultivar W05 chromosome 1, ASM419377v2, whole genome shotgun sequence:
- the LOC114415273 gene encoding branchpoint-bridging protein-like, giving the protein MHILRELAQNRPIIPLEYFLEKVAWPEAQLPLVRPNEAAPPEPAPTRVEPMPIEPRTPMVNPPPSPELEVVPPSPPLILIFDASLDEAAAPPDSPAGETADPPASLVGGIADLSGSSSGEVVALTDSPI; this is encoded by the coding sequence ATGCACATCCTGCGAGAGTTGGCTCAGAACAGGCCAATCATACCTCTGGAGTATTTTCTTGAGAAAGTAGCCTGGCCTGAAGCTCAACTTCCATTGGTGAGACCCAATGAGGCTGCTCCTCCTGAGCCCGCACCAACACGGGTTGAACCAATGCCAATTGAGCCACGAACTCCAATGGTGAATCCACCTCCTTCTCCTGAGCTTGAAGTAGTTCCCCCATCTCCACCTCTAATTCTCATCTTCGATGCATCATTAGATGAAGCTGCTGCCCCTCCTGATTCACCAGCTGGAGAAACAGCTGACCCCCCTGCTTCCCTAGTTGGAGGAATTGCTGATCTTTCTGGTTCGTCAtctggagaagttgttgctctcACTGATTCCCCAATTTAG